The Mytilus galloprovincialis chromosome 2, xbMytGall1.hap1.1, whole genome shotgun sequence genome has a window encoding:
- the LOC143064063 gene encoding uncharacterized protein LOC143064063 isoform X2, translated as MSACKSYKRSCTDLIFPGNKQIPSSYEGKEWFWYSDPSVTTELLEELTQEFLNILDQCPSKLKKKILMWRSGKEREKLMDDADLNLPPEKKVKLETSTSGSTSSSKSHPSSHHHTSTNHDRKSDHHKSSTEQHATKSVSGENTNKNAIDSKPKSLSATVVPTLKAEPQTEVKSEPEEPTATSQSAAASTTITTFKEYKERKEKERLLAMNKPNDQTTNVKHDKVETKEIKQEADVKQTSRHWTDNVQKQNDKPQDSQKNSDRHEVKHTVDVQKSDKHVSDSHKLEEKHKHREKHTLDVQKHSDKHTPDGEKHRKSHKHERNKHGDRHSHSKHAENKHASDSESSKHIMNHDNASSSQVSSNEIGKIRIKTDTVPQVNEIGKIRIKTDPGGSPLVVKQEAEIVPGSETKIRIKTEPGISPRLKVESSLSPHVRTETGISPTVSRDAASPLKMKIKNISKEHHKSTHQSEQKVPSLKISSKMLTESRHSEHKSHSEHKSHKSKHSDKEHRKSHTGANGKPELKLHISMSAINKHKSDSESKKHHKSSHSDRGSSDEKSSGKSGHSHKSGKESSHSSGNRKRQMSPNTEASSQSKTKISKVDSKGLTRSSSNYSNVSMEMSDSASVDGSVNGDKKGVAQKEVLDQIQAMNQVIDLIKSTNPNLANSVPGTPTTPTFPQPPLPPLSTQPPPPPPPPPDVPPPPPPPFQQTQLYQTYASAQPYGNQYIQPQYGYQQSLFDFDFLSDEAMPPLPSEQPTRPPTPPLGPPHF; from the coding sequence tcTGGAAAAGAAAGAGAAAAGTTAATGGACGATGCAGATTTAAATCTACCACCAGAAAAAAAGGTGAAATTGGAAACTTCTACATCGGGTTCAACTTCATCTTCAAAATCTCATCCGTCATCTCACCATCACACATCAACAAACCATGATCGGAAAAGTGATCATCACAAATCATCAACAGAACAACATGCGACCAAATCTGTATCAGGggaaaacacaaataaaaatgctaTCGATAGCAAACCAAAAAGTCTTTCAGCAACAGTAGTCCCAACTTTAAAGGCAGAACCTCAAACTGAAGTCAAAAGTGAGCCAGAAGAGCCCACTGCGACGTCACAGTCTGCTGCAGCCTCAACAACAATTACAACTTTTAAAGAGtataaagaaagaaaagaaaaagagagATTATTAGCAATGAACAAACCTAATGACCAAACCACTAAtgttaaacatgataaagtgGAAACCAAAGAAATTAAACAAGAGGCTGATGTAAAACAAACAAGTCGACATTGGACTGACAATGTACAGAAACAGAATGACAAACCTCAGGATAGTCAAAAGAATAGTGATAGACATGAAGTAAAACATACTGTTGATGTACAAAAAAGTGACAAACATGTGTCAGACTCTCATAAATTGGAGGAAAAGCACAAACATAGAGAAAAACATACCCTTGATGTGCAAAAACATAGTGACAAACATACTCCTGATGGTGAGAAACATCGTAAATCACATAAACATGAGAGAAATAAGCATGGTGATAGACATTCTCATTCAAAACATGCTGAAAATAAACATGCATCAGATAGTGAATCAAGCAAACATATTATGAATCATGATAATGCTTCATCCTCCCAAGTATCTAGCAATGAGATTggtaaaataagaataaaaactgATACAGTACCACAGGTAAATGAAATTGGTAAAATTCGAATTAAAACTGATCCAGGAGGATCACCTTTAGTTGTTAAACAAGAAGCTGAGATAGTTCCTGGATCAGAAACAAAAATTAGAATTAAGACAGAACCTGGCATATCACCTAGATTAAAAGTAGAGTCAAGTTTATCACCTCATGTCAGAACAGAAACTGGTATTTCTCCAACAGTTTCTCGAGATGCTGCTTCTCccttgaaaatgaaaattaaaaatatatcaaaggagCATCACAAAAGTACTCATCAGTCTGAACAGAAAGTGCCAAGTTTGAAAATTTCTTCAAAGATGCTGACAGAATCTCGGCATAGTGAACATAAATCTCACAGTGAACACAAGTCtcataaatcaaaacattcaGACAAAGAACATCGAAAAAGCCACACAGGGGCCAATGGGAAACCTGAACTTAAACTTCATATTAGTATGTCTGCTATAAATAAACACAAAAGTGATTCTGAATCCAAAAAACATCATAAATCAAGTCATTCGGATAGAGGTTctagtgatgaaaaaagctcaggAAAATCAGGACATTCACACAAAAGTGGGAAAGAATCCTCACATAGTTCAGGCAATCGCAAACGACAAATGAGCCCCAATACTGAAGCTAGTTCCCAAAGCAAGACTAAAATTTCTAAAGTAGATTCAAAAGGATTGACTCGTTCATCTTCCAACTATTCTAATGTTAGTATGGAAATGTCTGATTCAGCTTCAGTTGATGGTAGTGTCAATGGTGATAAAAAAGGGGTGGCTCAAAAGGAAGTGCTAGACCAAATACAAGCTATGAACCAAGTTATAGATTTGATCAAATCGACCAATCCTAATCTAGCTAATAGTGTGCCTGGCACGCCAACAACACCAACATTTCCTCAACCACCACTTCCTCCTTTATCAACACAGCCGCCACCACCTCCGCCACCGCCACCAGATGTTCCACCACCACCACCGCCACCATTTCAACAAACACAATTATATCAAACATATGCTTCAGCACAACCGTATGGTAACCAGTATATACAGCCTCAATATGGATATCAGCAGTCTCTGTTTGATTTTGACTTTCTGTCAGATGAAGCCATGCCTCCACTGCCATCAGAGCAACCTACCCGTCCCCCAACTCCTCCCTTAGGGCCTCCACACTTTTGA